One region of Ptychodera flava strain L36383 chromosome 3 unlocalized genomic scaffold, AS_Pfla_20210202 Scaffold_27__1_contigs__length_13241970_pilon, whole genome shotgun sequence genomic DNA includes:
- the LOC139126544 gene encoding poly(3-hydroxybutyrate) depolymerase-like — MKSIVLYLQLIQLVVGCPWWWCPDPNPPQKLPSYGADPTQVSVSGVSSGGYMAIQMHVAYSSSVMGSGIFAAGPYHCAEGSTMKALGACMSRPQEISVQDLIDFTDNAAQTGDIDPVSDFAKGKTWLFSGTQDSTVDQGVMVALEEYCAHYMPAASILTDFTTPAGHATITDHYGNGCSAGRRPWINNCDIPCAYILLNHIYGGTLSKPPVYGGELPGQMITFDQTELEPSPYLGITSLDEMGYVYVPSGCIDTPGCKVHISVHGCLQGRHNLDEEYVINSGYNEVAEANNIIMIWPQAEPALGNTNGCWDWWGYTDSSYDIKSGVQMRFMKNIIDRVTSPI, encoded by the exons ATGAAGTCGATTGTGTTATATCTTCAACTGATCCAGCTTGTTGTTGGCTGCCCATGGTGGTGGTGTCCAGATCCAAACCCACCACAGAAGTTAC cttcatATGGAGCGGATCCAACTCAGGTATCGGTGAGTGGGGTGTCGTCTGGTGGCTATATGGCCATTCAAATGCACGTTGCCTACTCCTCAAGCGTCATGGGATCGGGAATTTTTGCTGCAG GTCCATATCACTGTGCTGAAGGCAGCACAATGAAAGCACTTGGTGCATGTATGAGTCGACCACAGGAAATTAGTGTACAGGATTTGATCGACTTTACCGACAACGCTGCGCAAACGGGTGATATTGATCCTGTATCAGACTTTGCCAAAGGAAAAACATGGCTATTTAGTGGGACTCAGGATTCTACAGTTGACCAAG GAGTAATGGTTGCTTTGGAGGAATATTGTGCCCACTACATGCCAGCTGCCAGTATCCTGACAGATTTCACCACACCCGCTGGCCATGCAACG ATAACCGATCACTATGGCAACGGATGTTCCGCCGGGAGAAGACCATGGATTAATAATTGTGACATTCCCTGTGCATATATCCTACTGAATCACATCTATGGTGGTACACTGTCG AAACCGCCTGTTTACGGGGGAGAGCTACCTGGTCAG ATGATAACATTTGATCAAACAGAGCTGGAACCTTCACCCTACCTAGGTATAACCAGTTTAGATGAAATGGGTTATGTGTACGTACCAAGTGGTTGCATCGACACTCCAG GTTGTAAGGTACATATTTCTGTCCACGGTTGTCTCCAGGGAAG ACATAATTTGGACGAAGAATACGTCATCAACTCTGGATACAATGAGGTTGCAGAGGCAAACAACATAATAATGATTTGGCCACAGGCAGAACCTGCGCTTGGCAACACCAATGGATGCTGGGATTG GTGGGGCTATACAGATTCCAGCTACG